The Juglans microcarpa x Juglans regia isolate MS1-56 chromosome 2D, Jm3101_v1.0, whole genome shotgun sequence DNA window TGGGCCTCATTCAGGTGTTAGGGATCTACGTGAAAAGCTCTCTGGCCCAATTAATACACAACCAGTGTACACTGATCCCTCAAAGCCAAAACTGGAAGTTTCTAGACCAGCCAGGAAAAGTGTAGCTGTTGAAGCCCCTGCACCAGAGGCCAAAAAGGCCACAAACCCCGCTTCTCGAAAAAAAGCTCCACAAAAGGCATGAATCCATCCTCTTTCtcgttttctttccttttaatcAATCCACGGAGAAGATTAATGTATTGGCATTGGGTTAGGTTTTATTATTTCAGTTTAGGTGACAGTTTTATCTGAACTCTTTCACGACAGACACCGTTTCTTATCATCTTATGGGTTTGGCGGTTGGGGAAGGGAATAGTTTTTCTAATTAAGAAGTATCTGATTTGACATCATGTAATTGTGCATGTTTCACTGGgacttgctttaaaaaaattctaaatggGAGTGAATTATGCTGGGGTTGCTTGCTAACTTCAATAGTATGCTTTAAGTTATATCAGATAATGTAGAGTAGAATAAAAGGGTTTGGACCGATGTATGGCGTGGTAACGATTGTAGCTGTATCTATAGacaagaaaaagacaaaagaaggGAGAGACACAGTTTACACTGTGATGGGGACATGTTACATGGGCCTGGGATTTAACCAGGTAAAAGACGTGCGTGTGGATGGTCTTCGGGATTCCCTGTCAAAGATTTTTACAGTGAAAAAAGTGGGGGACTTGAAGGAGAATATGTTAGTTTCAGTTTGTTTGTAATCATAGTCACCTGTGGAGTGGTGTGATGAAATTCATTAGTTAGAGAAGAACAATAGAACCCTCACTTCAAAAAGAAATGTTATGGGTGAATGGTCCACGTATCAAACCTAGCTTGCATTGCAAACATTATTGCTAACAATCTGAGCAAAGAACTTGTTAAAAAGAGTCTGATCAAAGAAAGGTTCTTGTCACTGTTAAAACAAAATTAGATGAAATCCCGCttctgaaataaaaattttattttgctgtTATCCAATGACTGTGTTGGACTAAAGAGGGGGCAGGTTGTGTCATTACCTATCATACTAGCAACTAAAAATGTCAACTCTATTAATATCTAActtgaagaaaaacataattatgAGGGAAAATAATCACTAACAGATTAATGCTTGCATAGTGTATTATACTATTTAGAGGGAGAATAGCGCTTTGACTATGATCAGGAATTTATTTTACTCATTCAGCATTGTATTTCCCTTGaaatatgtttaatttaaaataatttgtcaTGGTACATGTTTGGGTTATACCGGagaaattttcattaaaatcctACTATTATCATGGGTAAGCAGTGGGTGTTCTTCAATTAGGTAGCACATAAGGTGGGGCTTTCCAATggttcaaataattttgaaaggAATTGAGAAACAAGACATTTGTCACCAGTATGCCATGcaagtttctttattaatttagCTTGATGGTCGAAACACCTCTCTTTGCTTGAAAATAAGAATCTTGGGATCAAGCCTGTTAAAAGTGGAGAGCTATTAGGACTATCTTTGTACCTGGAGTTccaactaaaaatattttctttttcttgaccTGAACAATTGAAATGAATTAGTTGTCTAAGCCACCTATATATGGATAAATACACTATATCAGATTGTTATAGTTTCTGAGTCCTGCTTCTTTTGGTGCAGGCCGGTACATTAGTGGATGAATTTCTGCACTCTTTGGGTCTAGAAAAGTATCTCATTACTTTTCAAGCAGAGGAAGTATGGAACTGTTTTACTTCTTCCTTTGTATTGCAAAATTGTGtactttcttttctgttttgcaTCTTTAATTTCAGGTGCCTTAACTTTTGGACCCCCTTTGGTTTCCACAGGTTGATATGACTGCTCTATTGCACATGACTGACGACGACCTCAAGGCTTTAGGAATACCGATGGTAAACCCAATGAGACTTGGGCACTACATGtgtatttcatcttttttttgtttgtctttagcAGTATCttaagatctctctctctctctctctctctctctaagtaaTGCATTAAGAAGAGTAGCGCAATATAGGGCACAACCCTGGTATATGGGAAGTAGACAAGTAAATATCTGTGTTCTATTTGCTGACTTTGGGTTTTTGGAATTTCTTTCATACATATAAAGTGGGATTAGTGCTGGGTTTAAAATATTTCTAGGGTACTTTTTCTTTGTCCTTGTAAATCCTAGCCCGTGTAGGAAAAGGTCTTGAAAGAGCAAATACAAAGGCATTCTTGAATTTGTGATAGAgtaaagtttaataaaaaaaatcatttatttataaaaaaaaaaaaagttcaataaaaattttcagCGGCTTTGCAAGCTTTTAAGAAGTTATTTCCTTCCCCTTCCTAGGTATGATTGCTTAGGAAACCTAAGTGCAATTGCCTAGGCTAACCAGCTTCCAGTAAATTTTGCAGCCGTGATTTCTGATTGAATAACACAAAGGTCGTGAAGACCCAATCTTTTTCATGCCTAGCCATTCCTAACCCCCTTCATATCAAATCCCAGTGGAGAACTCATCAAGAAATCTTACTATAATAGTGCTGGATTTTCTAAAGTCCTACATTTATGAATTTATCTTGATGTCTGTACATGTTCgaacttctttctttctcaatgtgttaactttcttctttgttgagAATTGGTTAATAGTTTCCCAAGTTGTTTGAAAAGATGgtctcaattggttttctaaaTACTTGCTTTAGAGCTATGTGTTAGGGATGGTAAGGAGAGGGGTTTCCCCATGCCAGACCCATCTTAATACTATTTCATAGATTAATAACTTCCTTAAGAGAAATAGCTGTATTATAGATTTTACTGCTAAAAATTTACTCACTGACTTTGGGCAAGCTATGCTAGAGCATATATAGCCCACCCCAAAGTTGGGCGTGTGGTGGGATGTGCAACCTTTGGTTACTATATAATACACTAGTTAAGTGTTTTGGGGTTTGTGTTGGTGGTTTCAGGGTCCAAGAAAGAAGATACTGTTAGCATTGGAATCAAGAGCCTGACATATGGGATGGGAGCAAGCAGGTTGTTTGCCGGATCTATTCGTGCATCAGGCACACTTGCATGTCAACAGGCTGGATGTGAActcttctattcttcttttttagtgtttttttttttttttgtactccTTCAGCAGAGGTAGAATCTCTAATGTAATGAATTTACTGGTTTATTTGATGAAGCTATTTTGTTTTCggattttcttgaattttttttttacgtacaAAGGGTAGAATTGTAAACTTCGTGCAACCCTTGTCAGGCACATCAAGTGACTCGGATCAAAATGTGATCAAATTGGCTTTGGTAGCATCCGCAACATCCTTATATAGTATATTTTGCCGTTGCTACTTATTCTGTAGAGGACATCCGAGAATTACTTGAAACATATGGTTCTATTGATGTTGTGATCTTAGATTCGGTTTACTTATTGCTACGCAAAAGAGCAATGAACTTAACTTTTTTAAGGTGGTGTAATCGGGGGGGGAACAGTAAACGATAAACATTGATACTAGTGCAGctcattctctcttctttttggtCAAAATCTcgaaattttattcaaatgaaAAAGACGAAGAGTAAACAATGACGCAATCCTCAACTATGATTGGGATTTGGGTATAATATCCACAAGATCTTCATCTtctctaattcttttttatctGGTTTGAATAGATTAATTCGAAAGAAACAGATAGCACCTAGAATTCCTAGaattattgtttattgtattaCTTATATAAACGTTGTTCCTGATATCTCATTCCGGACTTGTGCACATCTctatatttaaaacttttaatttttcttttttctattattttatttgtcggatgatataaatatattttagaagactACCAGAGACACTCATATACAAAATTTCACAACACATCCGCTAACcccaatgaaaaaaattattgggtTCCAATTGTTTCATCATAATTATTCCCCCTTTTGTCATATCTCTTCTTGTGTAACAAGAGATCCTTGGATCAAGTTGTTCACAACTTATAGGCTACTGCCAACCCAGACAATTCAACACAGTTAAGTAGTATTCATTCGTGGCAAGGCTGAAAGTTGAGATAAATGACCAAAAGGATCATACTAATTACTAATGTAACAACACCAATGGCTCAATCATACCAACACATGAAACGTAAGtaattaattttactaatttagcCTACTGATCACATTGGTTACTGCTTCCTAAATACACCTTTTTATAACGAATGACGTAATACACCGAAAATGACTGGGTGATGAACAATAATCCCAAAaggtttttatttaaaaaaaaaagtaagaaacaaTGCCTCTGGAAAAAAATCTTGGACGTCACGCTGTCTACAATTCTTTACAACTAAAGAAAAACCAATGGTATTGATTTGTGTATGATGAGCTTTGCTTGTCCGAAGGGAATCACAACCAAACCCGAGTTTAAAGGCAAATAGAAAATACAATCCACCACCTGGCTCCATCTATGATTGTTACACTAGCCGAATTGCTGCAGTGTCTCGGCCGTGCAATCTTGGCTGTAATTGGAGCCTTCCTACGTGTCAACTCAGGTTCAGGGAAATGATTAAGAATCTTTTTTCACTTTGGTCTTCCATGCCAAATACTTCTTATTTTCTTGCTTGTATCTCCTCCATTCTCTTAATGCTGCTAAGAGGACATGCATCGAAACTGGCAGAAAGAAAGGCTGTGCAAAAAGTGGCAGGAAATATAAGCTTCATGATGTTTATCCATAATCTTTTCTGTAAGTAATGTACAAGTTAACTGCAAATATTAATGTTCAACTAAATCTTTTTTTCCAATtcaaataaatctttaaaaattgattataaGCTCAACTGTTTACCACCAGCATTTGGGAATTGAGAATGGGGT harbors:
- the LOC121248973 gene encoding uncharacterized protein LOC121248973 isoform X2; its protein translation is MYADRVEAEGKRSVQDRLNGTSIGDARRRHVSVTGKRQRQDDKWEHDLYNDDGPHISNHTVGARDLRLKLQRKSLQQASQSGPHSGVRDLREKLSGPINTQPVYTDPSKPKLEVSRPARKSVAVEAPAPEAKKATNPASRKKAPQKVDMTALLHMTDDDLKALGIPMGPRKKILLALESRA
- the LOC121248973 gene encoding ankyrin repeat and SAM domain-containing protein 6 isoform X1, with protein sequence MYADRVEAEGKRSVQDRLNGTSIGDARRRHVSVTGKRQRQDDKWEHDLYNDDGPHISNHTVGARDLRLKLQRKSLQQASQSGPHSGVRDLREKLSGPINTQPVYTDPSKPKLEVSRPARKSVAVEAPAPEAKKATNPASRKKAPQKAGTLVDEFLHSLGLEKYLITFQAEEVDMTALLHMTDDDLKALGIPMGPRKKILLALESRA